A region from the Sphaerodactylus townsendi isolate TG3544 linkage group LG01, MPM_Stown_v2.3, whole genome shotgun sequence genome encodes:
- the B3GAT3 gene encoding galactosylgalactosylxylosylprotein 3-beta-glucuronosyltransferase 3 isoform X2, with protein MKVKLKNVFVVYFLVSVIGLMYALLQLGQPCDCTQHLKSASDLIHAKEKKLSQLQNELKRLQGREKVREPAALALPTIYVVTPTYARLVQKAELVRLSQTLMHVKNLHWIVVEDSPVKTQLVSELLAQSNLRFTHLHAETPKEHKRKESDPNWLKPRGVEQRNLALQWLRENRELSDEGVVYFADDDNTYSLRLFDEIRSTKRVSVWPVGLVGGLRFERPLVEGGKVVGFYTAWKPNRPFPMDMAGFAVALQLLVANREARFDLLAERGYLESSLLQSLASIEELEPKADNCTKVLVWHTRTEKPKMKQEELLQKQGLGSDPSIEV; from the exons ATGAAGGTGAAACTGAAGAACGTTTTTGTCGTCTACTTCCTGGTGTCTGTCATTGGGTTGATGTATGCACTGCTCCAGCTGG GGCAACCTTGCGACTGCACCCAACATCTAAAATCAGCCAGTGACCTCATCCATGCCAAGGAGAAGAAGCTCTCCCAGTTGCAGAATGAGTTGAAGAGGCTGCAGGGACGGGAAAAAGTACGAGAACCCGCTGCGCTAGCACTGCCCACCATCTATGTCGTCACGCCCACTTATGCTAG GCTGGTGCAGAAGGCAGAGCTTGTGCGTCTGTCCCAGACCTTGATGCACGTGAAGAACCTTCACTGGATCGTGGTGGAGGACTCGCCGGTGAAGACCCAGCTGGTCTCGGAGCTGCTGGCCCAGAGCAACCTACGCTTCACGCACCTCCACGCGGAGACGCCCAAGGAGCACAAGCGCAAGGAGAGCGACCCCAACTGGCTGAAACCGCGAGGGGTGGAGCAGCGCAACCTGGCCCTGCAGTGGCTGCGGGAGAACCGCGAGCTCAGCGACGAAGGGGTGGTGTACTTTGCCGACGACGACAACACGTACAGCCTCCGCCTCTTCGATGAA ATCCGCTCCACCAAGCGCGTCTCCGTGTGGCCTGTCGGCCTAGTGGGTGGCCTCCGTTTCGAGCGCCCCCTTGTTGAGGGCGGCAAAGTCGTGGGATTCTACACTGCCTGGAAGCCCAACCGGCCCTTCCCCATGGACATGGCTGGCTTCGCCGTGGCCCTCCAGCTGCTGGTGGCCAATCGGGAGGCCCGTTTCGACTTGCTGGCCGAGCGTGGCTACCTGGAGAGCAGCCTACTCCAGTCGTTGGCATCTATCGAGGAGCTGGAGCCCAAAGCAGACAACTGCACCAAG GTGCTCGTCTGGCACACCCGGACAGAGAAGCCCAAGATGAAACAAGAGGAGCTCCTACAGAAGCAGGGGCTGGGCTCCGACCCAAGCATCGAGGTCTGA
- the B3GAT3 gene encoding galactosylgalactosylxylosylprotein 3-beta-glucuronosyltransferase 3 isoform X1: MNGNGIPWCCSARGCAASCHARQEASHRLPTSALLHARLLRCSAMKVKLKNVFVVYFLVSVIGLMYALLQLGQPCDCTQHLKSASDLIHAKEKKLSQLQNELKRLQGREKVREPAALALPTIYVVTPTYARLVQKAELVRLSQTLMHVKNLHWIVVEDSPVKTQLVSELLAQSNLRFTHLHAETPKEHKRKESDPNWLKPRGVEQRNLALQWLRENRELSDEGVVYFADDDNTYSLRLFDEIRSTKRVSVWPVGLVGGLRFERPLVEGGKVVGFYTAWKPNRPFPMDMAGFAVALQLLVANREARFDLLAERGYLESSLLQSLASIEELEPKADNCTKVLVWHTRTEKPKMKQEELLQKQGLGSDPSIEV, from the exons ATGAATGGGAACGGGATTCCGTGGTGCTGCAGTGCCCGGGGCTGTGCAGCGTCTTGCCACGCTAGACAGGAGGCATCGCACCGGCTTCCTACCTCGGCCCTTTTGCATGCACGTTTACTCAGAT gttcTGCCATGAAGGTGAAACTGAAGAACGTTTTTGTCGTCTACTTCCTGGTGTCTGTCATTGGGTTGATGTATGCACTGCTCCAGCTGG GGCAACCTTGCGACTGCACCCAACATCTAAAATCAGCCAGTGACCTCATCCATGCCAAGGAGAAGAAGCTCTCCCAGTTGCAGAATGAGTTGAAGAGGCTGCAGGGACGGGAAAAAGTACGAGAACCCGCTGCGCTAGCACTGCCCACCATCTATGTCGTCACGCCCACTTATGCTAG GCTGGTGCAGAAGGCAGAGCTTGTGCGTCTGTCCCAGACCTTGATGCACGTGAAGAACCTTCACTGGATCGTGGTGGAGGACTCGCCGGTGAAGACCCAGCTGGTCTCGGAGCTGCTGGCCCAGAGCAACCTACGCTTCACGCACCTCCACGCGGAGACGCCCAAGGAGCACAAGCGCAAGGAGAGCGACCCCAACTGGCTGAAACCGCGAGGGGTGGAGCAGCGCAACCTGGCCCTGCAGTGGCTGCGGGAGAACCGCGAGCTCAGCGACGAAGGGGTGGTGTACTTTGCCGACGACGACAACACGTACAGCCTCCGCCTCTTCGATGAA ATCCGCTCCACCAAGCGCGTCTCCGTGTGGCCTGTCGGCCTAGTGGGTGGCCTCCGTTTCGAGCGCCCCCTTGTTGAGGGCGGCAAAGTCGTGGGATTCTACACTGCCTGGAAGCCCAACCGGCCCTTCCCCATGGACATGGCTGGCTTCGCCGTGGCCCTCCAGCTGCTGGTGGCCAATCGGGAGGCCCGTTTCGACTTGCTGGCCGAGCGTGGCTACCTGGAGAGCAGCCTACTCCAGTCGTTGGCATCTATCGAGGAGCTGGAGCCCAAAGCAGACAACTGCACCAAG GTGCTCGTCTGGCACACCCGGACAGAGAAGCCCAAGATGAAACAAGAGGAGCTCCTACAGAAGCAGGGGCTGGGCTCCGACCCAAGCATCGAGGTCTGA